A segment of the Aureimonas sp. SA4125 genome:
CACACAAGCTGAACGAGATCTCGCGGGTCGCCGACCAGATCACCGTGCTGCGCGACGGCTCGACCGTCTCGACGCTCGACTGCAAGAAAGAGGCGATCTCGGAAGATCGCATCATCCGCGACATGGTCGGCCGCAGCCTTGCCGACCGCTATCCGCCGCGCACGCCGAACATCGGCGAGATGCTGCTGGAGGTGACCAACTGGAACGCCTTCCATCACCTGAGTTCCAAGCGCCAGGTCCTGTCCGACATCGCTATCAATGTGCGCAAGGGCGAGGTGGTCGGCATTGCCGGTCTGATGGGGGCAGGGCGCACAGAACTCGCCATGAGCGTCTTCGGCAAGTCCTATGGCCGCAACATCTCCGGCGAAGTGCGGATGCATGGCAAGAAGGTGGACGTCTCGACGATTCCCCGTGCCATTGAGGCCGGCATCGCCTACGTCACCGAGGACCGCAAGCAGTTCGGCCTGATCCTCGACGACGACATCAAGCAGAACATCTCGCTCGCCAATCTCGGCGGCATCTCCAAGGGCGGCGTGATCGACAATCACCGCGAGCGCTCGGTCGCCGAGGAATTCCGCGACAAGCTGAAGATCCGCTGCTCCGGCATCTTCCAGAAGACGCTGAACCTCTCCGGCGGCAACCAGCAGAAGGTCGTCCTGTCGAAGTGGCTGTTCTCGGGGCCGGAACTTCTGATCCTCGACGAGCCGACACGCGGCATCGACGTCGGCGCGAAGTTCGAAATCTACACCATCATCAACCAGCTGGCGAACGAGGGCAAAGGCGTTCTCGTGATCTCGTCGGAAATGCCGGAACTCCTCGGCATCTGCGACCGGATCTACGTCATGAACGAGGGCCGGATCGTGGCCGAGATGCCGGCCGCCGAGGCGAGCCAGGAAAGCATCATGCGGGCGATCATCCGGTCAGGCCAGCAAGTCCAGGGTGACACGCTATGAGCATCAAGACGGCCGACGAGCCGACAACGCCGCGCAGCGGCTTCGATTTCGGCTTCCTGAAGGCGCATATCCGCGAATACGGCATGCTGCTGGCCCTCGTCGTGATCATGATCTTCTTCCAGGTCATGACCAACGGCGTGTTGATGAAGCCGCTGAACCTGACCAATCTGGTGCTGCAGAACAGCTACATCATCATCATGGCGATCGGCATGCTGCTCGTCATCATCACCGGGCACATCGACCTGTCCGTCGGCTCGGTTGCCGGCTTCATCGGCGGTCTGGGGGCCGTGCTGATGGTGAAGATGGGGCTCGACGGCTTCTCGTCGGCGCTGATCTGCCTGGCCGTCGGCGCCGTCGTCGGCGCGGCGCAGGGCTACCTCGTCGCCTACTTCAAGGTCCCGTCCTTCATCGTGACGCTGGCGGGCATGCTCGTCTTCCGCGGCCTGACGCTGAAGGTTCTGGGCTCCGCCTCGGTCGGCCCGTTCCCGGAGACGTTCCAGCTCCTTTCCAAGGGCTTCATCCCCGATTTCCTGTCGGCGGGCGGCGGCCTTCACATGACGACGATCGTCCTCGGCGCGCTTGCCGCGCTGGCGCTCGTCTATTTCAGCAACCGCGCCCGCCAGAAGCAGGCGAAAATGGGCAAGGTCGACGAGCCCTTCGGCCTCTTCCTCGGTCGCAACATCTTTATCGCCATGGCGATCATGCTGATCACCTACCTCATGGCGTCCTATCGCGGCTTCCCGAACGTGCTGATGGTCATGGCCGTGCTCATCGCCATCTACGGCTTCATGACGACCCGCACGACCATCGGCCGGCGCATCTATGCCGTCGGCGGCAACGAGAAGGCGGCGAAACTCTCCGGTATCAACACCGAGCGCCTGACCTTCCTCGCTTTCGTCAACATGGGCGTGCTCGCCGCGCTCGCGGGCCTCATCTTCGCCGCCCGCCTCAACTCGGCGACGCCGAAGGCCGGCGTCGGCTTCGAGCTTGACGTCATCGCCGCCTGCTTCATCGGCGGCGCCTCCGCCTATGGCGGCGTCGGCAAGGTCACGGGCGCGGTGATCGGCGCCTTCATCATGGGCGTGATGAACAACGGCATGTCGATCATGGGCATCGGCATCGACGACCAGCAGGTGATCAAGGGCCTCGTCCTTCTCGCCGCCGTCTGCTTCGACGTCTACAACCGCAACAAGGCCTGAGCTTTCCGGCACTGACGGCATGAACCTGGGCCGGGCGCGGAGAAATCTGCGCCCGGCCTTTTGCTGTCAGGCCATGCGCTGCCGCAGCCAAGGAATGCGGCGCACGAGGATGAGATCGATGGCCAGCATCGCGATGATCAGTGCGCCGCTCAGCGGGAATGCGATGCCGAGAACGACGACCATCGCCCAGAGCATGGGGTAGACGCTTCGCGAAGCCGGGTAGGGTGGCACGCCGAGACGCCCGGCGGGACGACGCTTCAGCCACATCACCACGGCGGCGACCGAGACGAGGATGATCGCAAGACACGTCGCCAGCATCAGGAGCTGGTTGGCGAGCCCGAATTCCTGGCCCATGTGGATGTTGACCCCGAGCTCCACCGCTTTCGCCACGCTGCCATAGTCGGCATAGGCGATGTCGACGATCGGCTTGCCGCTGAACTGGTCGATGTGGATCGTCCGCTGTTTGTCGAGCGCGTCGGGAAAGATCGCCGCGGTGTAGACGCCGGTCGCGTCCGCGGGAAGGCTCATCTCGAAGCCGCGGCTGATGCCGGCAGTGCGCGCGATGGCGAGCGCGGCGTCGAGCCCGATGGGCTGCGGCGCTGCTGCCGGAACAAGCAATCCCGCGGCGGGCATGCCGGCGCCGGCCATTCCGGGCATTTGCGACATCGGCATCGGCGAGGTTTCGAGCGTCCAGGCCGTCGTCTCCATCGCATGAGCGGCATGCTCGTCCGAGACTGGCACGCTGTCCCAGAGCGCGGCGGGGTAACCGGTACCGGTCGCAGTCGTGATGGCCGTCAGCTGCCCGCCCCAGACGGTCGACCAGGGCAGTCCGGAGATCGCGAGAAACGCGATGAGGATGCCGGAAAACGCACCGGTCACGGCATGCAGGTCGCGCCAGAAGACGCGCTGGCGTGGCACGCCCCGCACGGTCACGACGCCGCCGCCCCGACGCCGGGGCCACCAGAGATAGAGGCCGGTGACGACGAGGATGATGGCAAAGCCGGCGATCGCTTCCATCACGCGGTTCGCGTAGACGCCGAAATATTCCAGGCTGTGAATCTTGCGCACGACCTCGTTGAGCGTTTCGACCTTCAGGACGCTGCCCAGAACCGTTGCGTCGTGGGGATCGAGGAAGACGTAGGTAGTGCCGGCGTCGGTCGACAGCGTCACCCGCGCCGACTGATCCGGGCGCGCCGGATCGCGGAAGGCAATCGCCTTGCCGCCGGGAATCGCGGCCTCGGCACGGGAGACGAGGGCGCTGGCCGGTGCGCCGAGGCCCTCCTGTTCGGCGACGACGTTGCGCGAGGCGTAGAAGGTATTGTCGATCTCGTCGCGGAACAAATAGAGCGATCCCGTGACGGCAAGGACGATCATGAAGGGGATGGCGATCAGGCCGGCGTAGAAATGCCAGCGCCAGATCGCGCGATAGGCGTCGTTCACCGAGGACGCGCGAAGGCGCCCCTCGGAAAGGCTGAGTTCGGTCATGGCGGTTCTCTCTCTTGGACGCCGAGCGCTTCATGCGTCAGCGGTCGTCCTGTCGACGGTGGCCGGCCGGAACTGCCGGTCGGCACATGGGCGTGACGATCAGAGAGGGAGAGGGGGCGCCTGGGCGTTTTTGTGCAGGCCGACGTCGCCGCGCGACGATCGCGTGACGACGAAGGGCGGGCGCTCGGCCGCGACGGAAAGACGCACCGGCAGGATTTCACCGGGATCGGTCTGCGGCGGCGGGGCAGCAAGGGAGCGACCGGCCTGGCAGGCAAGGGCACAGTCCGCCGCCGTCTGGTCCTGTCCCGGAGCGTGGCGGGGTCCGTGATCGCCGCCGGCCGAACAGATGACCTGCGTGCCGGGCAGGGCGGTCGCGCCGAGAGCGATGCCGCCGAGAAACAGCTGCACCAGAGCCATGACGGCGACGAAGGATGCGAGAACGCCCCCCGTGCTCCGATCGGCCATGATGAGTCTGAGCTGTTTCATCCCTGCCAGATGGCAGGAATTCTAGCGCTTGTCACTTACGTGTGATGCCGTACTCCGCGGCGTACGGGGACCTCAGGATGCGGGGGAGCCGACAACGGACTTTGGCTCGGTCGTGATTTCCTTTTCGACGACGCCGCTCCTTTCCAGCCAGGACGCGATCGTCCACCAGAGCAGTGCCCAGGCGGCGCCTGCCGCCCAGCCGGCGATGACGTCGGTCGGCCAGTGAACGCCGAGATAGACGCGGCTGACGCCGATGATCACGGTGAGAAGGCTTGCCGTCGTCAGGAGGTAGATCTTTATCGACCGGCGGGTCTGCACCCGCGCGACGAGAACGGCGAGCGTCAGGTAGACGATCGCCGAGAGCATGGCGTGGCCGCTTGGAAAGCTCGCGGTGTAGGTCGTCATGCTGTGCGGCACGAGATCGGGCCGTGGCCGATCGAAGCCGAGCTTCAGGAGTGACGTCATGGCAAAGCCGCCGAGGATCGCGGCGAGCACGAGGAGCATGGACCGTCTGTTCCCCTGCATCCACAGGAAGCCGGCGACGGCGAGGGTGATCAGCGTCAGCACCGCATTGCCGCCGAGCGCGGTGAAATCGCGCAGCACCTCCTGCATCCAGGTCGGCCCCAGCGGCTGCGCCGGATCGGCCGCATTGCGCAGCGCCAGAAGCAGGTAGGAATCGAAGCCGTGCGTCTCGCCCTCCATCACCTCGCCGGCGATCGCGAAGAAGGAGTAGATCGCAGCGGCTGCGATGCCAACCTTCGCGAGCGTTGCTGCTTCGACATGGTCGCGGCCCCAGACGACCCAGGCACGGATGTCGAGAAGCGGAATGGGTGCGGGCATGTCGGTCCGATCGGCGAAGGCAGGGCAGGAACGGGTGGGGACGCAGGGTACGAGAAACGATATATGGGAGACGATCCCAGAGAACCAAACCAACTTGTCCCGGTGATGGCGGCAATTGGGCGGGCGCAAGGGCTGCGACTGGTCTCCGGCAGGGGAACTGCTACTCATCGGGAAGGCAGCCGGGTGCCTGGTCCGGAGCGAGGGGAAGCGACAGGATGCGAGGCATTTCAGCACGGGACGCGCTTGTCGTGGTCGACCTGCAGAACGATTTTTGTCCGGGCGGGGCACTGGCGGTTGCCGACGGGCAGGCCGTCGTACCGCTGGTGAACCGGATCGGCCAGGCGTTCGAGAACGTCGTCCTCACGCAGGACTGGCACCCGCCGGGCCACATCTCCTTCGCCTCGACGCATGGCAGGGCGCCGTTCGAGACGGTGGAACTGGCCTACGGCACGCAGGTGCTGTGGCCGGACCACTGCCTCCAGGGCAGCGAAGGCGCCGCGTTTCATCCCGGCGTCGATCTGCGGGGAGCGCAGACGATCGTGCGCAAGGGCTTTCGCCATTCCGTCGACAGCTATTCCGGCTTTGTCGAGGCCGACCGGACCTCGCCGACCGGCCTTGCCGGCTATCTCCGCGAGCGCGGCGTCGAGCGGATCTTCGTCGCGGGTCTCGCGCTCGACTTCTGCGTCGCCTGGACCGCGGTCGACGGGCGCAACAAGGGGTTCGAGGTCGTGCTTGTCGAGGACGCCTGCCGTGCCATCGACGTCGCCGGGTCGCTGGAGCGGGCGATCGCGGATATGGAGGCGGCAGGCGTCATCCGCACAGGCATGGGAGCGTTAGGTTTCTAAAGCGGGATGGGTTTTCTTCGAATCGCCGTCCCGCTTTAGTCCTTTGTTTCCGCATGATCTCTTTCCGAAAGCCGGAAGCCACCTTTCGGGATCATGCTCTAGGTGTATGATCGCCGTCATCGACAACGAATACACTGGCAGCAGGTTGCGGTGGCAATCCTGGCTTCAGAATCATCAAGCGACCGAGGAATTTTTGCATGGCCGACCCACAACCGCGCAAACCCTACCAGTTTCAGTGGGGAGATAGGGTCAGCCATTCCAACTTCGGTTTGGGTACGGTCAACGGGGTGCCTGTTGCCGTCGACGGAACCGACGCGTCTCCTCGCTTCAGCGTCGAGGATCGTGGCTGGAGGGTGCCGGTGGAATGGGACGATCCGGGACGAACGCCCGGATTGGTGAGCAGTGACTCCATCAAGATGATCGAGCGTCCCGACGCCAAAGGCGGCGCCTACTGGAACAATGAGTTCCAGACGCTTCTGGCTCAACTCGCGAGCGCCCGATCAAGGACGGACGCCTATCTGGGCGAGGCGTTCCGGCATTCCCGGGGATCCCAGGTGGCCGCCATCCGCGAACTTGCCGAGGCCGAGCAGCAGATCCTCGCCAAGGTGCTCCAGTTCCTCAATGTGGATGAGACGGGCCGGCATGCCTGACGCATCGGCGAGAGCCTAGAGCGCCGGGCGAAGAAGTGGGAACCGGTTTTTCGCCCGGCGCGGCAACTCGAAAGCCGGCGTTTCGCGCGATCCCGGAAAATCGCCCGGAACGCTAGGTCGCGCGCTTCCCGCAGTATCTTTTTGTTGCGCCTGTTGCCGCGAACAGGCGAAGGCCACCGTTGCGCCCGCGCAACCAATGCGCGTCACCAGAAGCGCGTTCCGGGCGGTCCCTTGAAGGGGCCGGCGAGGGAGCGGGTGATCCAGCCGCCGTAGAAGTCGCCCTCCTGCGGCGTCACTTTTTCGCCGTCGACGAAGCAGGCGTCGACCCGGCCGGCATAGAAGGCGAAGAAGCCGGCGACGGCGGCAAAATCGGGCGTCGGCTGCGGGTAGGACCAGGCGGCATCCGCAACCCTGCGATCACCGACGACAAGGTCGTGATAGGCGGCGCCGCCTTTCCACTCGCAGAGTGTCCGCGTCGAGGCGGGCACCAGGAGGGCTGTCGCGACGTCCCCCGGCGGAAAATAGTAGGAGGGCGGATGACTGGTCTCGATGGCACGATAGCCCCGCCGCGTCTCGGCGACGACGCGGTCGGCGAAGATCACCTGCAGCGTCGACGTGACGGGCTCGATGCGCGCCGGGCGTGGAAAGTCCCAGACGCTCTCCTGTCCGGGGGCGGGGGGGTCTCGGTGCGGGTGAGGGTTCATCGGACCTATCTGGCGCGGCGAATGCGGGTGACGAGGGCGCTGCCCGGAAGAAAAGCGTCGGCCGAAAGCGCCTGCGATGAATCGCCGTCTCAACTTCCGGAATCAGACTATCAGCAACCCGAATCAGTCTTGCAGAAAGGCGCGCCAAGCAACTGATCAGCCTGCCGGATCATCAGCCGAGCCATAGCGGCGGGAGCTGTCTGGCAGGTGCCTGCGGGTGACGTGCGGGTTCAATCCGGCTCGGGCGGCTGCGGGCTGACCAGCGCCGTCATGGCGCTGTCCGGATCGGTGAGGTCATCGATGACATCGTAGTGATGCCGGCCGGGGCTGACCACGGTCCGCGTGGGGTGGCCGAGACCGTACCAGAGGTTGGCGAGAAGGGCGTTCTGGCGCAGGAACTCCGGCAGTTCGTCGCCGCCGACCCAGCAGGTGACGGGAGCGGCGATCGCCGGGTCGAGCAGCGCCGGACTTTCCGCCCGCGCCTCCGCGCCATCGAGATGCAGCACGGCGTTCATCGCGGTGGCGCGGAGCGGCCGCAAATCGTGCACGCCGCTGATCGACAGGACGGCCGCGATGCGCGCGCGCACGTCGTCCGAGATCGGCGACGGCGCGGCCGCCATGCGGGCGACGAGATGGCCGCCGGCGGAGTGGCCGGCCAATGTGATGGGGCCGTCGACCTTCGCCGCGACATGCTCCAGGAATGCCCCGATCTCCTTGACGATGTCGCCGATCCGAACGTCCGGGCAGAGTGTGTAGCTGGGAATGGCGACGGCAAAGCCGCGGGCCAGCGGTCCCCCGGCCAGATGCGAGAACAGGCTCTTGTCGAACCGCTGCCAGTAGCCGCCATGCACGAAGACGAAGAGACCGCGCGGCGGGTGCACGGGCAGGAAGAAGTCGTAGGCCTGCCTTGCGCCGCCGCCATAGGGCTGGTCGAGACTGCCGCGCCCGTCCGCCATCAGCGCCGCGCGAAAGCTCTCGGCCGCTGCGGTCCAGGCGGGCGCGAAGCGCTCCGAACCCTTCACGGCGCCGGAATTGGAATAGGCGGTGTCGTGGTCCTCGAGGCGCGTCGTCGCATCGATCTTCATGGTGGTCTCCTCGCTGGCTCCGCGGGGCGGAGAGGGGTCGTGCGCCTGAGGAGACATTGCTCATCTGCGCCTGCGGTGGCAACAAGGCTGACGGCTATCGGTTGCCGGCAACAGGGGAGAGACGATGCTTTTGGATGATACGGTCGGCGCCTTCCTTCCCTATCCCGCCGTCCCCGTGGTCTCGGCAAAGGAGGGCGTGCTCGCCGGCCTGCGCCTCGGGGTCAAGGACCTTTACGACGTCGCAGGCTACCGCACCGGCTGCGGAAGTCCCTTCATCCTTGCCGCGAGCGCGGTGAAGACGAGGACGGCCCCTTCGATCCAGAAGCTTCTCGATGCGGGTGCCACCTTCGTCGGCAAGACCCAGACCGACGAACTCGCCTGGTCGCTCTTCGGCATGAATCCGCATTTCGGCACGCCGGTGAACAGCGCCGCCCCCGACCGGATCCCCGGAGGTTCCTCGTCGGGCTCGGCCGCGGCCGTCGCGGCCAATCTCGTCGACATCGGCATCGGCAGCGATACCGGCGGATCGGTCAGGGCGCCGGCAAGCTTCTGCGGCCTCTGGAGTTTTCGTCCGAGCCACGGGCGGATTTCGCTCGACGGGTGCATGGCGCTCGCCGAGAGCTTCGACACGCTCGGCTTCTTCTCCCGCGACGCCGCGACGCTGACGAAGACCGGCGCCGTGCTCCTGGGCGACGATTCGTCTCCTCTGCCGGCGTCGCCGCGCCTATTGCGAGCGGGCGACATGTTCGCGCGGATGGCGGGCGATGCCCGCGCCGTGCTCGATGAAGCCTCGGCCGGGATCCCGGCGCCGGATGTCGACGTCTATGCGGGCCTCGGCGCCGAAACGGTCTACGACGCCTTCCGCATCCTGCAGGCACGCGAAATCCTGCGCGCCTTCGGCCCGTGGATCGACAGGGTTCGCCCGGCGCTCGGCAGCGCGGTCGCGGCACGATTTGCCTATGCGCGCTCGCTGACGGACGAGCAGGAAGAGACGGCGGATGGGGTGCGCGCGCGCTTTCGCGCCGCCATCGACGCGCTGCTCGGCGAGGACGGCGTCCTGATCGCGCCAGCGGTCCACGACGCGCCATTCCGTCTCGACGCAGGCGCGGACGTCCACGAGACCTTCCGCCGCGACGCGATCACCCTCCTGTCCGTCGCCGGTCTCGCCGGCCTTCCGCAGGTGACCCTTCCGGCGGGCCGTGCGAATGGCGGGCCCATCGGCCTGTCGCTGATCGGACCGCGCGGCTCGGACGCCTCGCTCATCGCGCTGGCCACCCGCCTCTTCGTGCGCTGAACCCGCAGGCAATCCCTCCGACGGGCTTGGGATCGGCGGAGGGCCGGACGCAATACGGGCCGGAGCGATCAAAACCACCCGCCGCGGCGTCGCGATTCTTCTGCTGCCGATGAAACCATGGCACACTGCTTGCATTGCCTGCCATGCGGGCGGAAGCCCGTTTTGCGGGGAAGGCTTGCTGGTGGAGATCCAATGAAAATTCGTGCTGGTTTCGATGTGGCCTATGAGTGCTGGCAACCGACGCCGATGCTGCTGGTGCTCAATATCCACCCGTCGCGCCGGGTCGACCTCCTGACGGAACAGACGCTGACCTTCGACCGGGATATCGAGGCCTGGGACTATGTCGACGGTTTCGGCAATGCCTGCAGCCGCATCATGGCGCCGCCCGGACTGACGACGATATCGACCCGCTTCGACGTCTACGACAGCGGCCAGCCCGACATCGCCGCCTGGGACGCGATCCAGCACGACATCAAGGACCTGCCGGACGAGGTTCTCGTCTTCCTCCTCGGCAGTCGCTACTGCGATACCGACCGTCTCGGCAATTTTGCCTGGTCGCAGTTTTCCAACACGCCGCTCGGCTGGGGCCGCGTCCAGGCGATCTGCGACTTCGTGCACAACCATATCCGGTTCGACTACCAGCTCGCGGACGCGACGCGTTCGGCCTTCGGCGGCTTTTCGGAAAGGGTCGGCGTCTGCCGCGATTTCGCGCATCTCGCCATAACCCTGTGCCGATGCATGAACATTCCAGCGCGCTACTGCACCGGCTACCTCGGTGACATCGGCGTTCCCGCCGTGCCGTGTCCGATGGATTTCAGCGCCTGGTTCGAAGTCTATCTCGGCGGCCACTGGTACACCTTCGACGCCCGGCACAACGCGCCGCGCATCGGGCGCATCCTGATGGGAATCGGCCGCGATGCGACCGACGTGGCGCTGACCACGCATTTCGGACCGACGCGGCTGGCGCGCTTCGACGTCATCACCGACGAGATTCTGCCGGAGACCGCCGAGAGTTAGGCTGCGGCGACAAGGACCGGCAGGCGCGTGTGTTCGAGGTCCCCGCAGCGAGCCCGTCGCTCGCCGCCCGGCGCTGCCGCTTTGTCGTGGCGGGGCAGCGATATATCCGCCGAAATATCACGGCTTGCTGCCATCGGTTTTGCGCTATATTTCTGGGGATATAGTGCTGTCGAATGGGGCTTGGCCTGATGTGGGATGGATCGTTGCGTCGCATCGCAGGCCTGGCTGCCGTCTTGGCGCTCTGCCTGGGTCAACCCGCCCGGGCGCTTGCGGAGCCTGTCGTCTTCGCCGCCGCCAGCATGAAGACGGCGCTCGACGAGGTGGCGGGAGCCTGGCGCCGGGAGACGGGGAAAACCGTCGCCATCTCCTACGCGGCGAGTTCCGCCCTTGCCCGGCAGATCGAGGCGGGTGCGCCGGCCGATCTCTTCATCTCGGCCGACCAGGACTGGATGGATTATCTCGCCGAGCGCAAGCTGATCGAGCCGGCGACTCGCACCGACCTCCTCGGCAATTCGATCGTGCTCGTCGCGCCGAAGGGTTCGGGCGCCGACGTCGCCATCACGAACGGGTTTCCGCTGGCGACCCTCCTCGGTGACGGCCGGCTTGCCATGGCCAATGTCGACGCGGTCCCCGCCGGCAGATACGGCAAGGCGGCGCTCGACACTCTCGGCGTATGGGAGAGCGTGAAGGACCGGCTGGCGCAGGCGGAGAACGTACGCGCGGCGCTCGTCCTCGTCGCCCGCGGCGAGACGCCGCTCGGCATCGTCTACGCCACCGACGCCGCCGCCGAGGCGGGCGTAAGCGTCGTCGGCGTCTTCCCGGAAAACGCCCACGAGCCGATCGTCTATCCCGTTGCCCTGACGGCGGAGGCGGCTGATCCGGACGCTGCAGCCTTTCTGGCTTTCCTCCAGGGTGGCACGGCCAGGGCGCTCTTCGAAGAGCAGGGCTTTACCGTTCTCGCCGCGGCTGCGAAGTAGGGCTGGCCGGCATTTACAGGCCCGGGGAGACGAGTGATCGTGGACTGGCTGGCATTGAGCCCGGAGGAGTGGACGGCGGTGCGGCTCAGCATCCGCGTCGCGTTCGTCGCCATGGTCGCCAGCCTGCCCCTCGGCCTTCTCCTCGCCTACGTGCTGGCCCGCGGCGAGTTCTGGGGCAAGGCCTGGCTGAACGGCCTCGTTCACCTGCCGCTGGTGCTGCCGCCCGTCGTCACCGGCTATCTCCTCCTGATCGGCTTCGGCCGGCGCGGACCGATCGGGGCCTTTCTCGAGGCGCATTTCGGCATCGTGTTCTCGTTTCGCTGGACGGGCGCGGCGCTCGCCTGCGCGGTGATGGGCCTGCCGCTGATGGTGCGGGCGATCCGCCTCTCCATCGAAGCGGTGGATCGCCGGCTGGAGGATGCCGCCGGCACGCTCGGCGCCCATCCCGCCATGGTCTTCCTGACCATCACGCTGCCGCTGATCCTGCCCGGCATCATCGCCGGGATGATCCTCTCCTTCGCCAAGGCGATGGGCGAGTTCGGCGCGACGATCACCTTCGTCTCCGCCATTCCCGGCGAGACGCAGACGCTTCCGGCCGCGATCTACGGCTTTCTGCAGGTGCCCGGCGGCGATGCCGGCGCGCTCAGGCTGACGCTGGTGTCG
Coding sequences within it:
- a CDS encoding DUF427 domain-containing protein; the protein is MNPHPHRDPPAPGQESVWDFPRPARIEPVTSTLQVIFADRVVAETRRGYRAIETSHPPSYYFPPGDVATALLVPASTRTLCEWKGGAAYHDLVVGDRRVADAAWSYPQPTPDFAAVAGFFAFYAGRVDACFVDGEKVTPQEGDFYGGWITRSLAGPFKGPPGTRFW
- the pncA gene encoding bifunctional nicotinamidase/pyrazinamidase, producing the protein MRGISARDALVVVDLQNDFCPGGALAVADGQAVVPLVNRIGQAFENVVLTQDWHPPGHISFASTHGRAPFETVELAYGTQVLWPDHCLQGSEGAAFHPGVDLRGAQTIVRKGFRHSVDSYSGFVEADRTSPTGLAGYLRERGVERIFVAGLALDFCVAWTAVDGRNKGFEVVLVEDACRAIDVAGSLERAIADMEAAGVIRTGMGALGF
- the mmsB gene encoding multiple monosaccharide ABC transporter permease, whose protein sequence is MSIKTADEPTTPRSGFDFGFLKAHIREYGMLLALVVIMIFFQVMTNGVLMKPLNLTNLVLQNSYIIIMAIGMLLVIITGHIDLSVGSVAGFIGGLGAVLMVKMGLDGFSSALICLAVGAVVGAAQGYLVAYFKVPSFIVTLAGMLVFRGLTLKVLGSASVGPFPETFQLLSKGFIPDFLSAGGGLHMTTIVLGALAALALVYFSNRARQKQAKMGKVDEPFGLFLGRNIFIAMAIMLITYLMASYRGFPNVLMVMAVLIAIYGFMTTRTTIGRRIYAVGGNEKAAKLSGINTERLTFLAFVNMGVLAALAGLIFAARLNSATPKAGVGFELDVIAACFIGGASAYGGVGKVTGAVIGAFIMGVMNNGMSIMGIGIDDQQVIKGLVLLAAVCFDVYNRNKA
- a CDS encoding transglutaminase family protein, which codes for MKIRAGFDVAYECWQPTPMLLVLNIHPSRRVDLLTEQTLTFDRDIEAWDYVDGFGNACSRIMAPPGLTTISTRFDVYDSGQPDIAAWDAIQHDIKDLPDEVLVFLLGSRYCDTDRLGNFAWSQFSNTPLGWGRVQAICDFVHNHIRFDYQLADATRSAFGGFSERVGVCRDFAHLAITLCRCMNIPARYCTGYLGDIGVPAVPCPMDFSAWFEVYLGGHWYTFDARHNAPRIGRILMGIGRDATDVALTTHFGPTRLARFDVITDEILPETAES
- a CDS encoding amidase, whose protein sequence is MLLDDTVGAFLPYPAVPVVSAKEGVLAGLRLGVKDLYDVAGYRTGCGSPFILAASAVKTRTAPSIQKLLDAGATFVGKTQTDELAWSLFGMNPHFGTPVNSAAPDRIPGGSSSGSAAAVAANLVDIGIGSDTGGSVRAPASFCGLWSFRPSHGRISLDGCMALAESFDTLGFFSRDAATLTKTGAVLLGDDSSPLPASPRLLRAGDMFARMAGDARAVLDEASAGIPAPDVDVYAGLGAETVYDAFRILQAREILRAFGPWIDRVRPALGSAVAARFAYARSLTDEQEETADGVRARFRAAIDALLGEDGVLIAPAVHDAPFRLDAGADVHETFRRDAITLLSVAGLAGLPQVTLPAGRANGGPIGLSLIGPRGSDASLIALATRLFVR
- a CDS encoding alpha/beta hydrolase, whose amino-acid sequence is MKIDATTRLEDHDTAYSNSGAVKGSERFAPAWTAAAESFRAALMADGRGSLDQPYGGGARQAYDFFLPVHPPRGLFVFVHGGYWQRFDKSLFSHLAGGPLARGFAVAIPSYTLCPDVRIGDIVKEIGAFLEHVAAKVDGPITLAGHSAGGHLVARMAAAPSPISDDVRARIAAVLSISGVHDLRPLRATAMNAVLHLDGAEARAESPALLDPAIAAPVTCWVGGDELPEFLRQNALLANLWYGLGHPTRTVVSPGRHHYDVIDDLTDPDSAMTALVSPQPPEPD
- a CDS encoding phosphatase PAP2 family protein, which gives rise to MPAPIPLLDIRAWVVWGRDHVEAATLAKVGIAAAAIYSFFAIAGEVMEGETHGFDSYLLLALRNAADPAQPLGPTWMQEVLRDFTALGGNAVLTLITLAVAGFLWMQGNRRSMLLVLAAILGGFAMTSLLKLGFDRPRPDLVPHSMTTYTASFPSGHAMLSAIVYLTLAVLVARVQTRRSIKIYLLTTASLLTVIIGVSRVYLGVHWPTDVIAGWAAGAAWALLWWTIASWLERSGVVEKEITTEPKSVVGSPAS
- the mmsA gene encoding multiple monosaccharide ABC transporter ATP-binding protein — its product is MAPILEMRGITKTFPGVRALDNVNLTVRQGEIHAICGENGAGKSTLMKVLSGVYPHGTYEGEIRYEGEAREFSGITDSEHLGIIIIHQELALVPLLSIAENMFLGNEVARYGIIDWNAANQRTAELLAKVGLKESPTTLIKDLGVGKQQLVEIAKALAKDVKLLILDEPTASLNESDSQALLNLLLEFKAQGMSAIIISHKLNEISRVADQITVLRDGSTVSTLDCKKEAISEDRIIRDMVGRSLADRYPPRTPNIGEMLLEVTNWNAFHHLSSKRQVLSDIAINVRKGEVVGIAGLMGAGRTELAMSVFGKSYGRNISGEVRMHGKKVDVSTIPRAIEAGIAYVTEDRKQFGLILDDDIKQNISLANLGGISKGGVIDNHRERSVAEEFRDKLKIRCSGIFQKTLNLSGGNQQKVVLSKWLFSGPELLILDEPTRGIDVGAKFEIYTIINQLANEGKGVLVISSEMPELLGICDRIYVMNEGRIVAEMPAAEASQESIMRAIIRSGQQVQGDTL
- a CDS encoding PepSY domain-containing protein, coding for MTELSLSEGRLRASSVNDAYRAIWRWHFYAGLIAIPFMIVLAVTGSLYLFRDEIDNTFYASRNVVAEQEGLGAPASALVSRAEAAIPGGKAIAFRDPARPDQSARVTLSTDAGTTYVFLDPHDATVLGSVLKVETLNEVVRKIHSLEYFGVYANRVMEAIAGFAIILVVTGLYLWWPRRRGGGVVTVRGVPRQRVFWRDLHAVTGAFSGILIAFLAISGLPWSTVWGGQLTAITTATGTGYPAALWDSVPVSDEHAAHAMETTAWTLETSPMPMSQMPGMAGAGMPAAGLLVPAAAPQPIGLDAALAIARTAGISRGFEMSLPADATGVYTAAIFPDALDKQRTIHIDQFSGKPIVDIAYADYGSVAKAVELGVNIHMGQEFGLANQLLMLATCLAIILVSVAAVVMWLKRRPAGRLGVPPYPASRSVYPMLWAMVVVLGIAFPLSGALIIAMLAIDLILVRRIPWLRQRMA